In Prionailurus viverrinus isolate Anna chromosome C2, UM_Priviv_1.0, whole genome shotgun sequence, one DNA window encodes the following:
- the MAGEF1 gene encoding melanoma-associated antigen F1 gives MLQKPESGALPIPQAEGKDGGRDGETQALTASQEEAPSPLLQESSKEDLGAGREEGAAEPALTPKGARTLAAKALARRRAYRRLDRTVAELVQFLLVKDKKKSPITRSEMVKYVIGDLKDLFPEIIARAAEHLRYVFGFELKQLGLKHHTYILINKLKPLEEEEEDLGGDGPRLGLLIMILGLIYMKGNSARETQVWEMLRRLGMRPSKYHFLFGYPKRLILEDFVQQRYLNYRQVPHTNPPECEFSWGPRSNLEISKMKVLGFVAKLHKKEPHHWPVQYREALADEADRARAKARAEASMRARARANQRAGIHPW, from the coding sequence ATGTTGCAGAAACCCGAGAGCGGGGCTCTCCCCATCCCTCAGGCCGAGGGGAAGGATGGCGGCCGTGACGGTGAGACCCAGGCCCTGACCGCCTCTCAGGAGGAGGCCCCGAGTCCCCTCCTGCAGGAGAGCTCCAAGGAGGATCTTGGCgccgggagggaggagggggctgcggAGCCCGCCCTCACCCCAAAAGGCGCGAGGACCTTGGCAGCCAAAGCTTTGGCCCGGCGCAGGGCCTACCGCCGTCTGGATCGGACGGTGGCCGAGCTGGTGCAGTTTCTGCTGGTGAAGGACAAGAAGAAGAGTCCCATCACTCGCTCCGAGATGGTGAAATACGTTATCGGAGACTTGAAGGATCTGTTCCCTGAGATCATCGCAAGGGCCGCAGAACATCTGCGGTATGTCTTTGGTTTCGAGCTAAAACAGCTTGGCCTCAAGCACCACACTTACATCCTGATCAACAAACTAAAAcctctggaggaggaggaggaggatctGGGAGGAGATGGCCCCAGATTGGGTCTCTTAATAATGATCTTGGGCCTTATCTACATGAAAGGTAATAGTGCCAGGGAGACACAGGTCTGGGAGATGCTGCGTCGGTTGGGGATGCGTCCGTCAAAGTATCACTTCCTCTTTGGGTACCCGAAGAGGCTTATTCTGGAAGATTTCGTGCAGCAGCGATACCTCAATTACAGGCAGGTGCCTCACACCAATCCGCCGGAATGTGAATTCTCTTGGGGTCCCCGGAGCAACCTGGAAATCAGCAAGATGAAAGTCCTGGGGTTCGTGGCCAAACTCCATAAGAAAGAACCCCACCACTGGCCAGTGCAGTACCGTGAGGCCCTGGCAGACGAAGCCGACAGGGCCAGGGCCAAGGCCAGAGCTGAGGCCAGTATGAGGGCTAGGGCTAGAGCCAatcaaagggctggtatccaccCTTGGTGA